A part of Aegilops tauschii subsp. strangulata cultivar AL8/78 chromosome 2, Aet v6.0, whole genome shotgun sequence genomic DNA contains:
- the LOC109751972 gene encoding uncharacterized protein isoform X1 has protein sequence MISVGKTKQYANVLDKLLSRGRQEVSLSAFAFLFSEVVQYNQTQVDNIADLERRLEDAGYAVGARVLELLCHREKGNRRETQLLGILSFIHSTVWKVLFGKVADSLEKGTEHEDEYMISEKELLVNRFISVPKDMGAFNCGAFVAGIVRGVLDNAGFPAVVTAHFVPIEGQQRPRTTILIKFAEEVLRRESRLG, from the exons ATGATCAGTGTTGGGAAGACGAAGCAGTATGCAAACGTTCTCGACAAGCTCCTCAGCCGTGGCAGACAGGAG GTCAGTTTGAGTGCATTCGCATTCTTGTTCTCGGAGGTGGTTCAATACAACCAGACACAAGTTGACAACATTGCTGACCTGGAACGAAG GCTGGAGGACGCTGGTTATGCTGTTGGTGCTAGAGTTCTTGAACTGCTGTGTCACAGGGAGAAG GGGAATAGACGAGAGACTCAACTGCTGGGGATTTTATCATTCATTCACAGCACTGTATGGAAAGTACTGTTCGGAAAG GTGGCTGACTCGCTTGAGAAAGGAACAGAACATGAGGATGAATACATGATTAGTGAAAAGGAGCTTCTTGTTAACCG GTTCATTTCCGTGCCGAAAGACATGGGGGCATTCAACTGTGGAGCTTTTGTTGCAGGGATTGTAAGG GGCGTATTGGACAATGCTGGTTTTCCAGCGGTAGTTACGGCACATTTTGTGCCAATTGAAGGCCAGCAGAGGCCCAGGACAACAATCTTGATTAAATTTGCTGAAGAG GTTTTACGTCGGGAATCAAGACTTGGCTGA
- the LOC109751972 gene encoding uncharacterized protein isoform X2 → MQTFSTSSSAVADRSLSAFAFLFSEVVQYNQTQVDNIADLERRLEDAGYAVGARVLELLCHREKGNRRETQLLGILSFIHSTVWKVLFGKVADSLEKGTEHEDEYMISEKELLVNRFISVPKDMGAFNCGAFVAGIVRGVLDNAGFPAVVTAHFVPIEGQQRPRTTILIKFAEEVLRRESRLG, encoded by the exons ATGCAAACGTTCTCGACAAGCTCCTCAGCCGTGGCAGACAGGAG TTTGAGTGCATTCGCATTCTTGTTCTCGGAGGTGGTTCAATACAACCAGACACAAGTTGACAACATTGCTGACCTGGAACGAAG GCTGGAGGACGCTGGTTATGCTGTTGGTGCTAGAGTTCTTGAACTGCTGTGTCACAGGGAGAAG GGGAATAGACGAGAGACTCAACTGCTGGGGATTTTATCATTCATTCACAGCACTGTATGGAAAGTACTGTTCGGAAAG GTGGCTGACTCGCTTGAGAAAGGAACAGAACATGAGGATGAATACATGATTAGTGAAAAGGAGCTTCTTGTTAACCG GTTCATTTCCGTGCCGAAAGACATGGGGGCATTCAACTGTGGAGCTTTTGTTGCAGGGATTGTAAGG GGCGTATTGGACAATGCTGGTTTTCCAGCGGTAGTTACGGCACATTTTGTGCCAATTGAAGGCCAGCAGAGGCCCAGGACAACAATCTTGATTAAATTTGCTGAAGAG GTTTTACGTCGGGAATCAAGACTTGGCTGA